One part of the Oceanispirochaeta sp. M1 genome encodes these proteins:
- a CDS encoding bifunctional oligoribonuclease/PAP phosphatase NrnA: MTKLDELAALLKQAPDEVFIQPHNVPDPDAIAASFGLQYLLKVRGIDSVIVYENEVEKANSLKMLELFGIEIRPASSVETLGEEDWTVLVDVQKHNSNVTDLVTDEVACIDHHEINEKDGGYRFSDLRPEIGACSSIIADYFIENKIEIPRNVATALLYGIFMDTSDLSRGVSELDINMFYHIYRLSDISLITQLKGNQISKNDLNDYAKAFQSVEIYDEIGFLYLDNCNDSLLGAAGDIVLSIAGVNMVVAYSPRNEGIKFSLRSMDPRHSAEAMVKSILKDKGFGGGHKSMAGGFLLNSKLEENRSIHTFIRHRAISFLEN, from the coding sequence ATGACTAAACTGGATGAATTAGCAGCCCTTCTTAAACAAGCTCCGGATGAGGTATTTATTCAGCCTCATAATGTTCCAGACCCCGATGCCATTGCAGCATCCTTCGGCCTTCAGTATCTTCTCAAGGTACGAGGGATTGATTCTGTCATCGTATATGAAAACGAGGTAGAGAAGGCCAATTCTCTGAAGATGCTTGAACTTTTCGGAATTGAGATTAGACCTGCCTCATCAGTAGAGACCCTGGGTGAAGAGGATTGGACCGTACTTGTTGATGTTCAGAAGCATAATTCCAATGTGACCGACCTGGTGACAGATGAAGTGGCCTGTATCGACCATCATGAGATTAATGAGAAAGATGGCGGATACCGCTTCAGTGACCTGAGACCTGAAATAGGTGCCTGTTCCAGTATTATTGCCGATTATTTTATTGAAAATAAGATTGAGATACCCAGGAATGTCGCCACGGCACTTCTGTACGGAATATTTATGGATACCAGTGATCTCTCAAGAGGAGTTTCTGAGCTGGATATCAATATGTTCTACCATATCTATCGCCTGTCTGATATCTCCCTGATCACCCAGTTGAAGGGGAACCAGATCTCCAAGAATGATCTCAATGATTATGCCAAAGCATTTCAGTCTGTAGAGATTTATGATGAGATAGGTTTTCTCTATCTGGATAACTGTAATGATTCACTCCTGGGAGCTGCCGGAGATATCGTTCTCTCCATTGCAGGGGTAAATATGGTCGTTGCCTACTCTCCCAGAAATGAGGGAATCAAGTTCTCTCTTCGCAGTATGGATCCTCGCCATAGTGCGGAAGCCATGGTGAAATCGATTCTGAAGGATAAGGGATTCGGAGGCGGTCATAAATCAATGGCCGGAGGCTTTCTCCTCAATAGCAAGCTGGAGGAGAACAGAAGCATCCATACCTTTATTCGGCACCGGGCAATCTCTTTTCTGGAGAATTGA
- a CDS encoding ABC transporter ATP-binding protein, with product MEKDSNEIISINNVSRCYTMGENKVMALNGVSLSIMKGELTAIMGPSGSGKSTMMNLLGCLDKPSSGQISINGRCTADLNPAQLAVLRNKEVGFIFQQFNLLPKLSLIENVATPLLYAGVSSAERQKKAIKALGEVGLGNRLSHKPTELSGGQKQRVAVARALINDPAIILADEPTGALDSHTGEKILSLFKEINSKGRTVIIVTHDPKVAEQCGRTIRLKDGEVLQEC from the coding sequence ATGGAAAAAGATTCAAATGAAATTATTTCAATCAATAACGTCTCCCGCTGCTACACCATGGGAGAGAATAAGGTAATGGCTCTCAATGGTGTATCCCTTTCCATAATGAAAGGAGAACTGACTGCCATTATGGGGCCTTCAGGTTCTGGAAAGTCGACAATGATGAACCTGCTGGGTTGTCTGGATAAACCAAGTTCAGGGCAGATAAGTATAAACGGACGTTGTACAGCCGATTTGAATCCAGCTCAATTGGCAGTTTTGCGTAATAAAGAGGTCGGTTTTATATTCCAGCAATTTAATCTTTTGCCAAAACTCTCACTTATTGAGAATGTTGCCACCCCCCTGCTTTATGCGGGAGTTTCATCTGCGGAAAGGCAAAAGAAGGCAATAAAGGCTCTGGGTGAAGTGGGACTGGGTAATCGTCTCTCTCATAAACCCACAGAACTTTCGGGGGGACAGAAACAGCGGGTTGCTGTAGCCAGGGCACTGATCAATGACCCTGCTATTATTCTGGCTGATGAGCCAACCGGAGCCCTGGACTCCCATACCGGAGAAAAGATTCTATCTCTTTTTAAAGAGATAAACAGTAAAGGAAGAACAGTCATAATCGTTACACATGATCCAAAAGTCGCAGAGCAATGCGGCCGGACAATCCGGCTGAAAGACGGTGAGGTATTACAGGAATGCTGA
- a CDS encoding DUF1007 family protein, translating to MKSLLLFIFFCAAQLLTAHPHMSITNRCIVHWDGDSLSGIQLEWDFDKYFSADIIQGYDLNADGEFDKEELKEIYQFAFSNLEKYHYFAFFREGEDRFIPEGVEDFTARYRDRVLTYSFFIPLDDYQGRDLYIAVYDYSFFCQVRYDEKAPVALQYDPELLNPEFSIKENRDYPVYYDPYASTSDMTTYDKWFPGLQTFIPSEIHIEF from the coding sequence ATGAAAAGTCTTCTATTGTTCATCTTTTTTTGCGCGGCACAGCTGCTGACTGCTCATCCCCATATGTCAATTACAAACCGCTGTATCGTTCACTGGGATGGTGACAGCCTCTCTGGTATTCAGCTGGAATGGGATTTTGATAAGTACTTCAGTGCAGATATTATTCAGGGATATGATCTGAATGCAGATGGGGAATTTGATAAGGAAGAGCTGAAAGAGATATATCAGTTTGCCTTCAGTAATCTGGAGAAATACCACTATTTTGCTTTCTTCCGAGAAGGGGAGGATCGTTTTATCCCTGAGGGTGTAGAAGATTTCACTGCACGATACAGGGACAGAGTATTAACCTACAGCTTCTTTATTCCCCTTGATGATTATCAGGGCCGGGATCTTTATATCGCAGTATATGATTACTCCTTTTTCTGTCAGGTCCGATACGATGAAAAAGCACCGGTTGCCCTGCAGTATGATCCGGAACTGCTGAATCCGGAATTTTCAATAAAAGAGAATCGGGATTACCCGGTATATTACGATCCCTATGCCTCGACTTCAGATATGACTACCTATGATAAATGGTTTCCCGGACTGCAAACCTTCATTCCCAGTGAGATTCATATTGAATTCTGA
- a CDS encoding energy transducer TonB: MISVSVFKEPLVKALAISLLLHGVLFGVLNNYNVRKPVSAAQEFKSVQIEFRNVISHLVESGGPSIQELPVVEETPEPVAVEPVVVEPVVDAPLVSESESPIVDDVSQVAPQVVSQVEEGTPGLESVLTDSERNAASPISPVSQPGDEYSDLESMSLSNIRIPAPVYPARAKQMGWEGDVQIHFTVNSKGRPDVIEINQSSGYEVLDQAVLDTVKKRWRFSKENAGLKLKKTFSFRLI; encoded by the coding sequence ATGATTTCTGTCTCTGTATTTAAAGAACCCCTGGTGAAAGCCCTTGCAATCTCCCTGCTGCTGCATGGTGTATTGTTTGGGGTTCTGAATAATTACAATGTCAGAAAACCTGTGTCAGCAGCTCAGGAATTTAAATCTGTACAGATCGAATTCCGGAATGTCATAAGTCATCTGGTGGAGAGTGGCGGACCTTCGATTCAAGAGCTTCCTGTCGTTGAAGAGACTCCTGAGCCTGTTGCGGTTGAGCCGGTGGTGGTTGAGCCGGTGGTGGACGCCCCGTTGGTCTCTGAGTCTGAATCTCCAATAGTTGATGACGTTTCGCAGGTTGCTCCTCAGGTTGTTTCTCAGGTTGAGGAGGGGACTCCTGGTCTTGAGTCAGTTTTGACTGACTCAGAACGCAATGCCGCAAGTCCGATTTCTCCAGTCTCTCAACCGGGAGACGAATATTCTGATCTAGAAAGTATGTCCCTGAGTAATATCAGAATTCCAGCACCTGTTTATCCTGCAAGAGCAAAGCAGATGGGATGGGAAGGTGATGTTCAGATCCATTTTACTGTGAACAGTAAGGGCCGACCTGATGTTATAGAGATAAATCAGAGTTCGGGTTATGAGGTTCTGGATCAGGCTGTACTTGATACGGTGAAGAAACGCTGGCGGTTCAGCAAAGAAAATGCCGGTCTGAAACTTAAGAAGACTTTCTCATTCCGGCTCATTTAA
- a CDS encoding beta-propeller domain-containing protein, which yields MKAFRKTFLIMLPFLFVIISCKPEIESEYQEFYNQNYSHVLFILSGTAECLDAFSPDDDRVYTNLQTVGHNSGSEAWPSDLFIRDSSIYTICSGQNVVEKYDALSLDYLGKIYLKNGFNPLLLNPVGDEGQAVVSGFASDEIVMVSLEDLTMTGSFSSVYEEVTLADGSHRESKTAPTTKNAVGDNHFRSPSGIAATADTVYVSNVRYDSSILLTNGSGDLISYDGANVRAAGSFREATLSIFSTDTSNQTTTLVRELNLDDLYTQLSGTDYFPGNGLNPQSLFVLNGKLHVVCTGTNGGEERRYTSGEYRPEGYDLGDPIPGTDPDDGLILVMDISDAQNPVLESVISIGGSPVGFRSSRDSSRNVLYLAGVGGIQSYNYSTEQILHGSSDPILAGSDPSKDYYSYILFEDDILYISNFTNNSLNRIQVLNDGTYNLLDSKSSSGGPGALAFYTK from the coding sequence ATGAAAGCTTTCCGGAAAACATTCTTAATAATGCTCCCCTTTCTCTTTGTGATTATCTCCTGTAAACCGGAAATTGAATCCGAATATCAGGAATTCTACAATCAAAATTACAGCCATGTTCTCTTTATTCTGAGCGGAACTGCAGAATGTCTTGATGCCTTCAGCCCTGATGACGACAGGGTATATACCAATCTTCAGACAGTGGGGCATAACAGCGGCAGCGAAGCCTGGCCAAGTGACCTTTTTATCAGGGACAGCAGCATTTATACCATATGTTCCGGGCAGAATGTAGTTGAAAAATATGATGCCCTCTCTCTTGATTACCTTGGAAAGATCTACCTGAAAAACGGATTCAACCCTCTCCTTCTCAACCCTGTCGGTGATGAAGGTCAGGCTGTTGTCAGCGGATTTGCAAGTGATGAAATTGTTATGGTCAGCCTTGAGGATCTTACAATGACAGGCAGTTTTTCATCTGTGTATGAAGAAGTGACTTTAGCTGATGGTAGTCATAGAGAGAGTAAAACTGCCCCTACAACAAAAAATGCTGTTGGTGATAATCATTTCCGTTCTCCCAGCGGCATAGCAGCAACAGCTGACACTGTTTATGTCAGCAATGTCCGTTATGACAGCTCCATACTGCTAACCAACGGTTCGGGAGATCTGATCAGCTATGATGGAGCAAATGTAAGAGCCGCCGGATCATTCAGGGAAGCAACTCTTTCGATATTTTCAACGGATACATCAAATCAGACCACAACATTGGTCCGGGAGCTGAACCTGGATGATCTTTATACTCAATTAAGCGGTACAGATTACTTCCCCGGAAATGGCCTGAACCCTCAGTCACTGTTTGTTCTCAATGGAAAACTGCATGTTGTCTGCACTGGAACAAACGGAGGAGAGGAGAGACGCTACACAAGTGGAGAATATCGTCCTGAAGGTTATGACCTGGGTGATCCTATCCCTGGAACAGATCCTGATGACGGACTCATTCTTGTTATGGATATTTCTGATGCTCAAAATCCTGTTTTAGAAAGTGTGATAAGTATCGGAGGTTCACCTGTTGGATTCCGCTCATCCCGGGACAGCAGCAGAAATGTACTCTATCTGGCCGGAGTGGGAGGAATTCAATCTTACAATTATTCAACAGAACAGATTCTCCATGGCTCATCAGATCCGATATTGGCGGGTAGTGATCCATCAAAGGATTATTACTCATATATTCTGTTTGAGGATGACATCCTGTATATTTCCAATTTCACTAACAACAGCCTGAACAGGATTCAGGTATTAAATGATGGAACTTACAATTTACTGGATTCAAAAAGCTCCAGCGGTGGACCGGGCGCATTAGCCTTCTACACTAAATAA
- a CDS encoding ABC transporter permease yields MLIENIKLAFTNFYGSKMRTFLSLLGILIGVTSVILITTLGESATANIQKDIAKEGMDLITAYRGWVEQPLPDMYAPEVGTLAAKQVSGIKKVSPVFSTNAITSSLFKEAGSDIKVVYPAFFEMNRLSAASGDLFPLSEPYFEKDIVILGNGAARALFPYGNSIGKKVNINFDNGIIRQYEVGAVLTSRGGGMMEDFDNTIYMPYENYSRKVGQIKEVSSWIFQVRSPKESLAVSKNLEQWFRRYGNEQDAFFIMSASSVSNMFKSITKTLKMVLGSIAGISLLVGGIGIMNIMLVSVTERIKEIGIRMALGASPRDIRSQFLIEAVCLTFTGGILGIMAGALIGWTITHFLKWPFTASVPVYMLAMGFSVTVGLFFGLYPAIKASRLDPIQALSRE; encoded by the coding sequence ATGCTGATTGAAAACATCAAACTGGCTTTTACGAATTTCTATGGCAGCAAGATGCGCACCTTTCTATCCCTGCTGGGAATACTGATAGGTGTGACATCTGTGATACTGATCACGACACTGGGAGAGAGTGCGACTGCCAATATACAAAAAGATATTGCAAAAGAGGGAATGGATCTTATTACTGCATATAGAGGATGGGTGGAACAGCCTCTTCCTGACATGTATGCCCCGGAGGTAGGTACACTGGCAGCCAAACAGGTAAGTGGAATCAAAAAAGTGTCTCCAGTTTTCTCGACAAATGCGATAACCTCATCCCTCTTCAAAGAAGCTGGAAGCGATATAAAGGTTGTGTATCCTGCTTTCTTTGAAATGAACAGACTGTCGGCTGCATCGGGAGACCTGTTTCCTCTCTCTGAACCTTACTTTGAAAAGGATATTGTAATACTGGGGAACGGTGCTGCCAGAGCTCTATTTCCTTATGGAAACAGTATAGGAAAAAAGGTGAATATCAACTTTGACAACGGCATTATCCGCCAATATGAGGTTGGAGCTGTTCTTACAAGCAGGGGTGGTGGAATGATGGAAGATTTTGATAATACCATCTACATGCCTTATGAAAACTATTCCCGGAAAGTCGGACAGATCAAGGAGGTAAGCAGTTGGATATTCCAGGTCCGCTCTCCCAAGGAGAGTCTAGCCGTTTCAAAGAATCTGGAACAATGGTTTCGAAGGTATGGAAATGAGCAGGATGCATTTTTCATCATGTCTGCATCCTCTGTCTCCAACATGTTTAAATCAATCACAAAAACTCTGAAAATGGTACTTGGGAGCATTGCAGGAATATCCCTGCTTGTTGGGGGTATCGGGATTATGAATATAATGCTTGTCTCTGTGACTGAAAGGATTAAGGAGATAGGAATCCGTATGGCCCTGGGTGCCTCTCCCCGGGATATAAGATCACAGTTTCTTATTGAAGCCGTCTGTCTGACATTTACAGGAGGTATTCTTGGAATTATGGCAGGGGCTCTGATTGGCTGGACTATTACGCATTTCCTGAAATGGCCATTTACCGCCTCGGTTCCGGTGTACATGCTGGCTATGGGTTTTTCGGTTACTGTTGGATTATTTTTCGGTCTATATCCTGCAATAAAGGCTTCCAGACTGGATCCTATTCAGGCCTTAAGCAGGGAGTGA
- a CDS encoding TonB-dependent siderophore receptor: protein MILIHTHTTALFSEDIIVIEEEKTETDNEAGQKTSIERELWERRGARTVAEAINLSPGVTITRSGTTLEPAAVSIRGSNGKQVLILVNGIPQNNGKGDPVNLNSYSLTNIEKIEVIRGGNSAVYGEGAMAGVINIVTKDEPAYVPEAELFLSAGAFQTWRGGGRVFGPLSRSGSLRGSLAAEGRYTGGEYDYPGSEGDLVRTNSKGWAANGRSGLEWNPGGSEEHLLSLDGSLYFSERGVPGIMEFLTPEAELEESRKDASVSYRLTAYPGFLSHLKLNTSFSFLNQESHYENPAASVDEEHENIGISGSSELSGLIEKGNWKFTPVLGIKLTGDKLESSSLRSSNGTSLPGTASQNSMSLFSRIESSYKNWSVTPALRWDFSESEYVGWEKQDDNKGTWSVTTSYSPGTSDIIKFKGNTGTSYHNPGFDDLFWSSGSFASGNPDLLPEESFNWDLGVYFGPAAGFTVSSVFYQNFSTNLIQWLPSPGGTWRPVNIGKAKIQGLENMLSWLIPIKKGSLGFTELRGSYTWMQAVEDMDGSVHQGNQLPYRPMHTADLSLSYSLKQTSLTLSSRYMGYRFTNMANIKYLDDVLTFDTVFKTGLKNGLYFNAGILNITDIQYTDKLGYPVPGREWTIGGGYKY from the coding sequence TTGATCCTCATACATACTCATACTACTGCGCTCTTCTCCGAAGACATAATCGTAATAGAAGAAGAGAAAACAGAAACCGATAATGAAGCCGGGCAGAAAACAAGTATTGAAAGAGAATTATGGGAACGCCGTGGTGCCAGAACTGTAGCTGAGGCCATAAATCTTTCTCCCGGAGTCACCATAACCCGATCCGGTACGACACTTGAACCTGCGGCTGTAAGTATCAGAGGTTCAAATGGGAAACAGGTTCTGATTCTTGTTAACGGGATTCCCCAGAACAACGGAAAGGGAGATCCCGTAAACCTCAATTCTTATTCTCTGACCAATATTGAAAAAATAGAAGTTATCAGAGGTGGTAACTCTGCGGTCTATGGCGAGGGGGCCATGGCTGGTGTAATCAACATTGTGACGAAAGACGAACCGGCCTATGTCCCGGAAGCTGAGCTGTTCCTCTCTGCAGGAGCCTTTCAGACCTGGAGAGGAGGCGGACGGGTCTTTGGTCCCTTAAGCCGGAGTGGTTCCCTGAGAGGCTCTCTTGCAGCCGAAGGAAGATACACAGGCGGGGAGTATGATTATCCCGGTTCTGAAGGAGATCTTGTCCGGACCAACAGCAAAGGCTGGGCAGCAAACGGACGCAGCGGTCTGGAATGGAATCCCGGCGGCTCTGAAGAGCATCTCCTCTCTTTGGACGGAAGCCTCTATTTCAGCGAAAGAGGAGTCCCGGGGATAATGGAGTTTCTGACTCCCGAAGCCGAACTTGAAGAATCAAGAAAGGATGCTTCTGTCAGTTACAGACTCACAGCATACCCCGGATTTCTCAGTCATCTGAAACTGAATACCTCATTTTCGTTTCTGAACCAGGAGAGCCATTATGAAAACCCGGCAGCCTCTGTGGATGAAGAACATGAAAATATCGGAATAAGCGGGAGCTCGGAGCTCTCCGGTCTGATTGAAAAAGGGAACTGGAAATTCACTCCTGTTCTTGGAATAAAACTCACAGGTGACAAGCTCGAATCTTCAAGTCTCCGCAGCAGTAATGGAACAAGTCTGCCGGGTACTGCATCTCAGAATTCAATGTCATTATTCTCAAGAATTGAGAGCAGCTATAAAAACTGGTCTGTTACCCCGGCCCTGCGTTGGGACTTTTCCGAAAGCGAATATGTGGGCTGGGAAAAACAGGATGATAATAAGGGAACCTGGTCTGTAACGACCTCCTATTCTCCCGGAACTTCCGACATAATTAAATTCAAAGGAAACACCGGAACATCCTACCATAACCCCGGGTTTGATGATCTTTTCTGGAGCAGTGGCTCCTTTGCCAGCGGCAACCCTGATCTTCTTCCCGAAGAGAGCTTCAACTGGGATCTGGGAGTATACTTCGGCCCGGCTGCCGGTTTCACTGTATCTTCTGTTTTTTATCAGAACTTCAGTACAAACCTTATTCAATGGCTCCCCTCTCCCGGTGGAACCTGGCGGCCCGTAAATATCGGAAAAGCTAAAATACAGGGTCTGGAGAATATGCTGAGCTGGCTTATACCCATCAAAAAAGGTTCACTCGGTTTTACAGAACTGAGAGGAAGCTATACATGGATGCAGGCTGTAGAAGATATGGACGGTTCGGTTCATCAGGGGAATCAACTGCCCTACAGACCGATGCATACAGCAGACCTTTCTCTCTCATACAGCCTTAAACAGACAAGCCTGACTCTCTCTTCCAGGTATATGGGATATCGTTTTACCAATATGGCAAATATAAAATACCTTGATGACGTATTAACCTTTGATACAGTTTTTAAGACTGGATTGAAGAACGGTCTTTATTTCAATGCAGGCATATTAAACATAACCGATATCCAATATACAGATAAACTTGGATACCCCGTTCCAGGACGTGAATGGACCATCGGCGGAGGATATAAATACTGA
- a CDS encoding iron-containing alcohol dehydrogenase produces MNNFSYYIPTRVHFGAGSINKLGTDSLPGKKALIVISSGTSMRKFGYLQKVEELLKQNGVESAVFDKILPNPIKSHVMEGAAMAREEGCDFILGLGGGSSIDAAKSIAMMVNNPGDYWDYVSDGSGKGQSFTKEILPIVAVTTTAGTGTEADPWTVITHEELKEKVGFGVEATFPVLSIVDPEMMLSIPPHLTAYQGFDAFFHATEGYIANIVTPVSDAFALKSIELLYKSLAKAVKNGDDLDARTDVALANTLSGMVESTSSCTSEHSMEHAMSAFYPKLAHGAGLIMLSESYFTYFSKICPERLMDMAKVMGEPGDRSEDFITALKKMQKACGVSALKMSDYGIMEDEIPALAKNAHHAMGGLYEMDRKTLAVEDTIEIMKAAYS; encoded by the coding sequence ATGAATAATTTCAGCTACTATATTCCCACCAGAGTTCATTTCGGTGCGGGATCAATCAATAAACTGGGAACTGACAGTCTTCCCGGTAAGAAAGCTCTTATCGTAATATCATCGGGAACGTCCATGCGGAAGTTCGGTTATCTGCAGAAGGTTGAAGAGCTTCTGAAACAGAACGGTGTCGAATCTGCTGTGTTTGACAAGATTCTCCCCAATCCCATTAAGTCTCATGTAATGGAAGGAGCTGCCATGGCTCGGGAAGAGGGCTGTGACTTTATCCTTGGACTGGGTGGTGGAAGCAGTATTGATGCCGCCAAGAGTATTGCCATGATGGTTAATAATCCCGGAGATTATTGGGACTATGTGAGTGATGGAAGCGGTAAGGGTCAGTCTTTTACAAAAGAGATTCTCCCTATTGTGGCTGTAACCACAACTGCAGGTACAGGTACAGAAGCAGACCCATGGACTGTTATTACTCATGAAGAACTGAAGGAAAAGGTCGGATTCGGTGTTGAGGCTACCTTTCCTGTTCTCTCCATTGTCGATCCTGAGATGATGCTCTCTATCCCCCCCCACCTTACAGCGTATCAGGGATTTGATGCCTTTTTTCACGCTACTGAAGGGTATATTGCCAATATTGTCACTCCCGTGAGTGATGCTTTTGCTCTGAAGAGTATAGAGCTTCTGTATAAGAGTCTCGCCAAAGCCGTCAAAAATGGTGATGATCTGGATGCCCGCACTGATGTGGCTCTGGCTAATACACTGTCTGGAATGGTTGAATCCACATCCTCCTGTACTTCAGAACACTCCATGGAACATGCCATGAGTGCCTTCTATCCTAAACTGGCTCATGGTGCAGGTCTGATCATGCTTTCGGAGTCCTATTTCACATATTTTAGTAAAATCTGTCCTGAAAGACTGATGGATATGGCAAAGGTTATGGGTGAGCCTGGAGATCGGTCGGAAGACTTCATCACTGCCCTGAAAAAGATGCAGAAAGCCTGTGGTGTGTCTGCCCTCAAGATGTCTGATTATGGTATTATGGAAGACGAAATCCCGGCCCTTGCTAAGAATGCTCATCACGCAATGGGCGGACTCTATGAGATGGACCGGAAAACCCTGGCAGTCGAAGATACAATCGAGATCATGAAGGCTGCCTATTCCTGA
- a CDS encoding NUDIX hydrolase: protein MIELQNNASIDSLLNKYSADFPEELASVNLFRAFLAEGDSLTRAQEIGHFTASAWIINHNRDMALLTHHAKLDLWLQLGGHIEEGETVFTAAIREASEESGLKSVRLLSSDLYDIDAHLIPERKGLEEHFHFDLRFLIEADSDEALQISSESKDLKWMIIEDIRTLNDGPSVMRMVKKCPEVF from the coding sequence ATGATTGAACTGCAAAATAATGCCTCCATTGATTCTCTACTGAATAAATACAGCGCCGATTTTCCAGAAGAGCTGGCTTCTGTAAATTTGTTCAGGGCTTTCCTGGCTGAGGGTGATTCCCTTACAAGAGCTCAGGAAATTGGACACTTCACAGCATCCGCCTGGATCATTAATCATAATAGGGATATGGCTCTCCTGACCCATCATGCCAAGTTGGACCTATGGCTGCAGCTTGGCGGTCATATTGAAGAGGGTGAGACTGTTTTTACTGCCGCTATCAGGGAAGCCTCTGAAGAGTCGGGTCTGAAATCTGTCAGACTTCTTTCTTCTGATTTATATGATATTGATGCACATCTGATTCCTGAGCGTAAGGGTCTCGAGGAGCATTTTCATTTTGATCTCCGCTTTCTGATAGAGGCGGATTCTGATGAAGCTCTGCAGATAAGCTCTGAGTCCAAAGATCTGAAGTGGATGATAATTGAAGATATCAGGACCTTGAATGACGGCCCTTCTGTTATGAGGATGGTAAAAAAATGTCCGGAAGTTTTTTGA
- a CDS encoding nickel/cobalt transporter, whose product MIPITASANPFLGSPDEKKPVMTSPGPGYGFLIDWQLTLRERMADLFIAGESGDSSTVMWLLYGLSFLYGLLHAAGPGHRKTVVFSIFLSRRAQWYEPLGVGVLLSILHGGCAVLLILIFRNTAGPLLSRQLDSAAILLEGWTFVFLALFSLFLLLNTIYHHRKGHDDAKGGKVSLLSVIISGFFPCPGAIMILIFSLTLNMLSQGIIAVLIMSVGMAFPVSLAGYLAYWGKKGLFLGLKENSRALNSVSLVAELGGYTILLLFSLLMSYPFLLSYLR is encoded by the coding sequence TTGATCCCGATTACAGCCTCTGCCAACCCATTCCTGGGGAGTCCCGATGAAAAAAAGCCTGTAATGACCAGTCCCGGTCCCGGTTATGGTTTTCTGATTGACTGGCAGTTGACGCTAAGAGAGCGGATGGCTGATCTGTTTATTGCCGGTGAGTCCGGAGACTCTTCCACTGTGATGTGGCTTCTGTACGGTCTCTCTTTCTTATATGGGCTGCTCCATGCAGCCGGTCCCGGGCATAGAAAAACAGTTGTGTTTTCCATCTTTCTCAGCCGGAGGGCTCAGTGGTATGAACCTCTTGGCGTAGGAGTTCTATTGTCCATACTCCATGGAGGCTGTGCCGTTCTGCTTATTCTTATCTTTCGTAATACCGCAGGTCCCCTCTTATCCAGACAACTGGATTCCGCGGCTATTCTGCTTGAAGGCTGGACTTTTGTTTTTCTGGCACTATTCTCTCTGTTTCTTCTGCTCAATACTATTTACCATCATAGAAAGGGGCATGATGATGCAAAGGGGGGTAAAGTTTCTCTTCTGTCAGTAATCATTTCCGGTTTTTTCCCCTGTCCGGGTGCCATAATGATTCTTATTTTTTCTCTGACCCTGAATATGCTGAGCCAGGGGATTATTGCAGTTCTGATTATGTCTGTGGGGATGGCCTTTCCTGTCAGTCTGGCCGGTTATCTGGCTTACTGGGGTAAAAAAGGATTGTTCTTAGGTCTGAAAGAGAATAGTAGAGCCTTGAACTCTGTTTCTCTTGTTGCAGAGCTGGGAGGCTATACTATTCTTCTGCTCTTTTCCCTGTTAATGTCTTATCCATTTCTGCTGTCTTATCTGAGATAA